In Montipora foliosa isolate CH-2021 chromosome 13, ASM3666993v2, whole genome shotgun sequence, one DNA window encodes the following:
- the LOC137983127 gene encoding putative nuclease HARBI1, with the protein MAAERGGVDVMLVLSLIEADDGVVENEMLLEDDDSTLLFTAVIPFMRRSLNRVEGFYTDTLPTYSMDEFKGHFRMTRATCEALVREIVATGNIPIGNRFGRESIDPTKQVMIYLWCMANQEVTRLVADRFNVTFSSVTRILERVTKALLRLRRQFIKWPGNAQLQETADSFEASGGIPGIVGAIDGTLIQIRAPLHDSESYVCRKKFYALQLQVVCDDNLMFLDAMTGWPGSVHDSRVLRNSNLFATAGQKFDSDKHLLGDGGYPLLPWLIVPFRDNGRLTANQRKFNKAQSSLRQAVERAIGLLKGRWRKLLYLDHLDVKLMAKLIMAACVLHNFCLMLDDYDNGYFLPGDGNHDDEDDGGDGGLSAIQQQRIAERKRNHLMDVLCM; encoded by the exons atggcggctgaacGTGGAGGTGTAGATGTGATGCTTGTCTTAAGTTTAATAGAGGCTGATGACGGTGTCGTTGAAAATGAAATGCTGTTAGAAGACGATGATAGTACACTCCTCTTTACTGCCGTTATTCCGTTTATGAGACGGAGTCTGAACAGGGTTGAAGGTTTTTATACAGATACGTTGCCCACATATTCTATGGACGAATTCAAAGGGCATTTTCGAATGACAAGAGCAACGTGTGAAGCTTTAGTGAGAGAAATAGTGGCCACAGGAAACATTCCCATTGGCAACCGTTTTGGCAGAGAGTCCATTGACCCAACGAAGCAGGTGATGATATACCTGTGGTGTATGGCAAATCAAGAAGTAACTCGACTTGTCGCCGACAGGTTTAACGTAACGTTCAGCTCCGTAACAAGGATCTTGGAAAGAGTGACTAAGGCCTTGCTTAGGTTAAGAAGACAGTTTATCAAATGGCCTGGCA ATGCGCAACTCCAAGAGACAGCTGACAGTTTTGAAGCTAGCGGGGGAATTCCTGGTATTGTGGGAGCAATTGATGGCACCTTAATACAAATTCGAGCTCCTCTCCATGATTCAGAATCATATGTGTGCAGGAAGAAGTTCTATGCCTTGCAGCTGCAG GTTGTTTGTGATGACAATTTGATGTTCCTTGATGCAATGACAGGTTGGCCTGGGTCAGTGCACGACTCGAGGGTTTTAAGAAATTCAAACCTCTTTGCCACGGCAGGTCAGAAATTTGACAGCGACAAGCATCTGCTTGGAGATGGAGGATATCCACTACTTCC TTGGCTGATTGTACCCTTTCGAGATAACGGCCGTCTAACAGCTAATCAAAGGAAGTTTAACAAAGCCCAATCTTCCTTACGTCAAGCTGTTGAACGCGCAATTGGGCTGCTCAAGGGGAGGTGGCGAAAACTTCTGTACTTAGACCACCTTGATGTGAAATTAATGGCCAAATTAATTATGGCAGCATGTGTCCTCCACAACTTTTGCCTGATGTTAGATGACTATGACAACGGTTACTTCTTGCCAGGTGATGGAAAtcatgatgatgaggatgatggcGGTGATGGAGGATTGAGCGCCATTCAGCAGCAAAGAATTGCTGAACGAAAGAGAAATCATTTGATGGATGTTCTCTGCATGTAA